The following DNA comes from Bacteroidota bacterium.
CGATTTTATTGGGGTGGCGTCCTTTCATTTTACTGTTTCAATAAATTTATCTTTCAACCTTCTCCATTTCTTCACTTCTGTCTTTTACCAAATTTAAATTATAAAAGCCAGAAGAATTATTCAACGAGATTTGGATTTCATGAATAAAATCAATAGAAATTTTGACTTCTGATATGGTACAATTTAGCAGATGGCCACCACGGCTCTTATCTTCATTTATAAAATGATAATGATAGGCAGGAACATTTACCCCTCCAAAATATTCTGGAACGCGAAATCCAACCATGGAGCCGGTTTCTGAAATAAATTCGAATATTGGCTGCTCTTTAACGACTTCAACCAGAGGTGGATATGGCTTGTTTTGTTTTGGAACGCTACGGGTAATCGCTTTATTGAATTTACCTTCAACCTTAATGGCATAAAAAATATTATTTGTTGGAATAATTCCATCAATTAATTTATTGAGTTGCTCAAAATCTAATTCATTGGTTAAAGTGAAACTTGTATCTGCAACAAAATGAGTCACAACGGCAAAAGGTGTTTTCATTTCAAGGTTTACAGGATAAACCATGCCATCAGCTTTTATTTGATAAAAATTTCCATCGAGTGCGAGCATTTCTCCATCCAGTTGATTGAAGGTACCAATACCAAAATTGCCTTTTTTTGAGAGTTCTTCAAAACTCATCGTGCCATCATAATTGCCTGAGAGTAATGCATCAAAAGTAGAAGTTTGAAAAATTGCATCATTTTCCTGAATATCATTGTTTTGGCATGATATAAATACAATGACTAAAACCAAAAATAAAATAGAATTTATTCGTGACATGGCAACTTTTTTTAAATATAATTCCAAACTCATAACTCATAACCCATAACCCATAACCCATCATTCATCATTCATCACCTTCCATCCATAATCAATGTATTCATAACTGAAATCGTCGTTCTTTATGTCGATTTTCAGAAATCCTTCTTCAAAGCCATAGTACTTCCCCTCCCACCAACTGGAAGAAACAGCACCCCCCGTAATAAAATGAGTGCCATTAATCAAAATATCTTCAATTATATGCAGGTGTCCCTGTAAAACCAGTTTTAAATTATAGTCATTAAATAAATCCAATACTTCTTTTGAGTTATAAACTACCCCTGAGGAATCTATGGGTACAGTACTTCCATGAGATCTGTGTTTAAATGCTGTAATCAAAGGAATATGGGTGCTGATTACAATGGGTATATTTTTATCGGTATTGCTCAATTCTTTTTTGATCCATTCAATTTGCGCATCATCAATCAGTCCTGTATATTTCTTGTTTGCTTTTTCTTCTACTGAATTTAAAATCATAAATTTCCAGCCTTTATGCGTAAAACTTTGATAGGATTTTCCAATCTTGTTTTCGAACATTTTTTCGCCGTAATCCGGGTTGTTTTCAATACCTTCTTCCTTGATGTACATTCCATAGATTTCATGATTGCCCATCGTGTTATAAAAAGGAATGTCATAGTCGTTGGTAACTTCCAGATATAAGTTATATAGCGAATCCGCACGTTCGTGAGAAACCCCGAGGGCATCCATTATCAGGTCGCCGCCGGTGATAATAAAATCGGGATTCATAGTAACGATGGTATCCAGTGCTTGCCTGAATCCCTGTACCGCATTTAGTTCAGGTTGCAAATGAATGTCGGTCATGAATACAAATGAAAATGAATTATCATTTGAAGCTTTTTTTTGACAACTGGCACTAAATAAAACTAGCGTAAGCAGTATTATTGAAAAGGGGATGAGGAATGGTGTTTTTTTCATAGCAGGTTAATTAATTGGTTGTTAAAGATATAAAATTTCGATTTTAAAATTCTATAAGGAAAAAAAACTTTCAAGTTTAAATAGGGGATCGTATATGGAACTCGATTCTGTTCTAATAAGGTAAGCCTAATGATTATTAGAGTTTCTCTCAAATCTGCAAAAAGTAAAATGTTGTTTAAATCCACCTGGAGTCTTATGTTCAGGGTTGAGACTTTCTTTAAGTTTAAAATGAGGATTAAATGTTTTATTAAGTAAATCTGTAGAATATTGGCTGATGTTCAGCCCACTGCATTTGGTAGGTCCTTTCTCAGAAAAAGTACCAATAATAATACTTCCATTTGTATGGATAGCATCCGCCGAAATACTTACATATTTTTCAATTTCATCCTTTTTAATAAGAAAATGAAAAGCAGCCCGATCGTGCCAGCAATCATATTTTTTATGGGGTTTAAAATCCAGAATATCACTTACAATCCATTCAATTTTAGTTGCATCATTGCCCAATCTTTGTTTGGCCCGTTCGATTGCTTTTGCAGATAAGTCCAAAACTGTAATATTTGTATAACCTTCCGAAATGAGGATGGGAGCCAGGTGACTGTCGCCTCCTCCAATATCAATAATACTTGCAGTTTTTAGAAGATTAAGGTCTTTAATCATTTTAAGAGAAGTTACTGGTACGCTTTGATACCAGCCAACTTCATGCAGTTCCTTAGTAGAATAGATGTTTTCCCAGTGCTGGAAACGTGTAATTTCTTCCATACAATGATAGCTTGTTGAGTTATGCTTTAGTTGATCCGGCAAACGTATATCAAAGCCTGCCGGATAATAGTTCATTTATTTACGAATTTCGAATATTTTCTACGTCTTCTATGCTTTTTGGTTTTGGTTTTCCTATAAGTTTGGCACCGGTTTCAGTAATCAAAAAGTTTTCTTCATTACGGCAACCGCTAAATTTTCTGAATTTATTGATTTCATCATAATTAAGAAAATCCATGAATTTATTTTCGACACGCCACTTATCCATCAATTCCGGTATAAAATAAATCCCCGGTTCGATGGTCAATACAAATCCGGGTTCTAATTTTCGGCCCAGACGCAAAGATTTGAGCCCGAACTGAGTGCTTTTTAATTCACCGTCGTAACCTACATATTCTTCGCCCAATCCTTCCATATCATGAATGTCTAAACCCATCATGTGACCTAAGCCGCAAGGGAAAAACAAGGCATGTGCTCCTGCTGAAACGGCTTCATCAATATTACCTTTCATCAAACCCAAATCTTTCATCCCTTCTGCAATTACTTTGCATGTTTCCAGGTGAATCTCTTTAAAGGGCTTGCCGGGTTTTAGTAAAGAGATGGCATGATTGTGGGCATTTAAACAAAGTTGATAAATAGCTTTTTGTTGAGAAGTGAATTTTTTATCTACGGGAAAGGTACTTGATAAATCGCCTGCATAATACATTGGTGTTTCAGCACCGGCATCAAGTAAAAATAAATCTCCGCTTTTAATAATGTTGCCATGGTGATGATTATGCAAGGTTTGCCCATTGATGGTCGCAATTACTGGAAAAGCAACATGACCGTCGTTAGCCAGGGCGATACCTTCAACTGCGCCTGCTATTTCAGCTTCCATCATCCCGGGTTTTACCATTTGCATGGCTTTTACGTGCATATCTACCGAAATATTAACCCCTTTTGTAATTTCAACCATTTCTTCAGCAGTTTTATAATTTCGTTGAGAAATCACAGCTAGCCGAAGTTCTAAAGAAGCATTTTTTTCAGCCTCAAGCGGGTGGATACCCAACCAATTGAAAATTTTAAGATGATGTTCAGCCCTGTAAGGAGGTAAATAATGAATTTTACGACTAAATTTTACAGCATTCTTTAAGAAGGTGTTTAAAAGAGCAATTTGACCGGTTTTATAAACCCCGACGGATTCAG
Coding sequences within:
- the budA gene encoding acetolactate decarboxylase codes for the protein MSRINSILFLVLVIVFISCQNNDIQENDAIFQTSTFDALLSGNYDGTMSFEELSKKGNFGIGTFNQLDGEMLALDGNFYQIKADGMVYPVNLEMKTPFAVVTHFVADTSFTLTNELDFEQLNKLIDGIIPTNNIFYAIKVEGKFNKAITRSVPKQNKPYPPLVEVVKEQPIFEFISETGSMVGFRVPEYFGGVNVPAYHYHFINEDKSRGGHLLNCTISEVKISIDFIHEIQISLNNSSGFYNLNLVKDRSEEMEKVER
- a CDS encoding metallophosphoesterase, whose product is MKKTPFLIPFSIILLTLVLFSASCQKKASNDNSFSFVFMTDIHLQPELNAVQGFRQALDTIVTMNPDFIITGGDLIMDALGVSHERADSLYNLYLEVTNDYDIPFYNTMGNHEIYGMYIKEEGIENNPDYGEKMFENKIGKSYQSFTHKGWKFMILNSVEEKANKKYTGLIDDAQIEWIKKELSNTDKNIPIVISTHIPLITAFKHRSHGSTVPIDSSGVVYNSKEVLDLFNDYNLKLVLQGHLHIIEDILINGTHFITGGAVSSSWWEGKYYGFEEGFLKIDIKNDDFSYEYIDYGWKVMNDE
- a CDS encoding class I SAM-dependent methyltransferase, encoding MEEITRFQHWENIYSTKELHEVGWYQSVPVTSLKMIKDLNLLKTASIIDIGGGDSHLAPILISEGYTNITVLDLSAKAIERAKQRLGNDATKIEWIVSDILDFKPHKKYDCWHDRAAFHFLIKKDEIEKYVSISADAIHTNGSIIIGTFSEKGPTKCSGLNISQYSTDLLNKTFNPHFKLKESLNPEHKTPGGFKQHFTFCRFERNSNNH
- a CDS encoding aminopeptidase P family protein, with the translated sequence MFKKETYIARRQTLKSKIESGIILILGNEESSMNYKDNGYHFRQDSSFSYYFGLNVAGLTGIIDVESGEEFIFGNDYTIDDIIWMGVLPTVKELSESVGVYKTGQIALLNTFLKNAVKFSRKIHYLPPYRAEHHLKIFNWLGIHPLEAEKNASLELRLAVISQRNYKTAEEMVEITKGVNISVDMHVKAMQMVKPGMMEAEIAGAVEGIALANDGHVAFPVIATINGQTLHNHHHGNIIKSGDLFLLDAGAETPMYYAGDLSSTFPVDKKFTSQQKAIYQLCLNAHNHAISLLKPGKPFKEIHLETCKVIAEGMKDLGLMKGNIDEAVSAGAHALFFPCGLGHMMGLDIHDMEGLGEEYVGYDGELKSTQFGLKSLRLGRKLEPGFVLTIEPGIYFIPELMDKWRVENKFMDFLNYDEINKFRKFSGCRNEENFLITETGAKLIGKPKPKSIEDVENIRNS